TGAACTTTCTGTAAAACATGGCATTGAAGATGAAGTTCTAAGTATGAAAAATGTTAATGAGGTGCAAGTAAAATTAGAATATAAACAGAATAAGGGACGTTTCCAATGATAAAACATTGTCAAATACCAAGTACtgaattcatttatttagttaCAAAACTTAATTCCACCAATTCAACATTTGAATAGAAACAGTATAAAGCACTGATACATTTATAAGTTAGAGGCTTTAAATAGTTTGAAAAAAAGTACACTAAAAGAGTCTGTTGCCATCTGTGCTCAAATGCAGATGAGGCAGTGGTAATGCATTCAAACTGAGGTTTTCGGTTGGTCAAGTTGAATTTAACAGCTGTGATCCTGAGTTGAGGTTGTGGTCGATGGTCACTGAGGATGACGTTTCACTTGGTTATCTTTGGGTCTCAGCCTGGAGTCCCAAAGGCCTCTCAGGACTATGTGATGGCAGAGTCATTAAATCCATTCAGGACTTCAAGGTTTGTTCCAGCTGGTGAATCCTTGCCCAAACCAGTCATAATTTAAACAGGGAGCTGATGTTACAAAAAGCCTGTTGTGTCACCGTAACCCTTTAGAATTCAAGGCTTTGAGGTAACAGGTTAACAGGTCATTTTGGTCCAAATGCTGCTCTAAATGCCGCCAGTCACGTTAAGATCGATGGGCAAAGCAGGGGAAATCTGAGGCTCGTTTACTGACATCACAGGTGGTACCGATGACCTgggaaggaaaacaaaaacaagtttgaAATGCTTTACAACAGTTAGTGAGCCTACTGTGACACTTTAATGGCCTACCTGACAGCATGTCCCTCAAATCCAAGCGCTGTGATGAAGATATTGATGAGGACAGTGAAGAAGACAAACACTGTTGCCACGTTGTTCAGCCTGTTCAACTTGGCGTGTTTCCTGGCGTCGTTTAGATCGTACTTCACTGCTGGGACAGAATCGCACAACAGCAAAAACTAAATAAGCTACAGGAGAAGCTGGTgaacaacagagacagaaagaccaGCCCAGTATcatagaaatacatgaaatggacATAACATATTATATGGTGGTGGGCATGAAATGAGTTAAATTATGTGCTGGTAACACAAAGTGCAAATCCCTACCACACTGGGCTGACGGCCCAAACCAAACTAACCCAGCCCATAACTGCTGAAGAGAGGTATGTgatacagctgtcaatcatgtcagtcactgcagtcaaactgtcaaactagacaGCACTGATcgaatatgaatcaagattctgttactgcattgcctctTTCTcatctcagatgttttcagaaacatattttagtgtactgttgaGCTGTAACaggagaaagtttgtgacccggccccccatgttggaaacagtcaaGCCAAAACCAAGCACCGGCCAGGCCaggacagtttgaccacagttcacaagcCATCCTTGACACAATTGACAGCTACATTGGaaactcctctgctctgattggttgttttcattcagctgCAGTGGTTCATACCAAATGCCAATAGAAGCAATAAGGGAAGGAggaacatgatgtttttttcacagacagTCTCATGTGATATTGTGGATCTAGCACCAGTGTCATACGACAAAAACGTATTTTCATCAAAGTTATCAACTGTGGCTTTAATGcaaaatatgaagctacagccagcagcctgtTAACTACCTGTTTCTGACcagaggtaacaaaatccaAATACAGCActtctaaagctcactgattcATACATTACTTATCTTTGAAGTCACTGCATCTTGTTTTTGTGCAAAATGTAACATGTTAATTGATTAGATTCAGAGTTGCTGGTAGGCAGGCCAAATTCTGGACTTCTGAAATCATTTTATAGCTCTGAATAAAAAATAGTTGTCACTGGGAGGGAAATCCTGACGTAGAGGAAAACTAGTGCACCAATGTTCCCTTTAGCCTCCATCGGGGAGATATGGCTGGGGCTTGTTTTCAAATTGTATTGATCAAACTGTGCAagaaagatggaggaggaggaatgacAACAATGGAGATGCAAAAAGCCTGAGTCACTTGCCAATAAAGACGAGCAGCAGCCCCACTATGACCTGTAACGTGATAGACAGAGACAGCAGGACAATGAGTGGGATGTAGAAACGGTAACGAGGCCCCACATAGAGAACAGTCTTCATCTGGGACGAGTTGGCCATCAGCAAGGCGACGTCCAGCATGCTCTGAGCCGCACTCTTCTTTGTGGCGTAGTGATTCAGGTTGATGGGTCGGAAGACTTTTCCAGAGGGGACTGTCTGTGCCTGAAGGTGTTGAGAGGATAAGGTAGGTCTGAGAGAGAGTAAACTGTCAGGTTCTGTTTAAGAACAGAGTCACACAGGTGCTGTTTTAAAGCCACAGTACAGATCCGCCTGTGACAGTACAGGATCAAATGATTAACAGTGTTATGCTTTTGTTCTCAATTGCTCTCTGTGACCAAGTCCATGCGTCACTATggtttctctcacacacagagaggtgttgtgtattttgttaCTAGGCTCTCTCTGTACTCTGTGTACTCAGGCTGTCAGAGAAGAGGTGGGAGTGGCAGAGACACATTTGGTAACTCACCtggctgacagagagagagagagagagagagagagagagagagagagagagagagagagagaggcaacaAGACACAACATGCAGTGGGCATCTCTTTCCACATCTCTAGAAACTTGGGAATGTGTCACATGAACTGGTACATACATGTGCAGAGAGTATGAACTGAGACTGACTCTGTAGGTGAACAGGAGGTATTTCAGGGGGTGTTAGTTAGTGATACCAGCTAAACTGTTTCCTGGGCAGAATAATCATCCTGATTACCACACCCATTCACCCCCCTCTGAGAGAAAGTGATTGTTTGTTTAAACCACATCAGTGTAAAGGCTTTTTCCCAGGGATTCACCCAGTCTTGTAACATAGGTAGCCGAGATGTCACACCTGGGTGAAACTCTGTCTGAGTCACACAGCTTTCATTCATCTCAACACAAAGCTGACAACTATGGAAAGAAACATTGATTTCACATGGGCTTACGTCACCACTGACGTTCCTGTAAATGGActacattattattactttaatagtgtttcccaacctgggggtcgAGAGACTTTTCTTCTTTAGACTTCTCTTTCATCTGTCCTTTTTGAAGACTTACTAGATAATTCTAGGCATTTTTAACCTTTTGCAATTATTCAAACAATACAAGGACTAAATCTCTATTTGGTTTAACTGGTCACCACTGGTACACATGGAACTGATTATGGGCGTTCCCTCATAGACCCCATGTTTTTTTAAGGAGAACCACACCTATTTTCAAGATTCATACAGTTTATTCCTATGGTccaaaacagtccaaaaattTAGTAAACATGAACTCTCTCACAAATCCGAAAGCTGGAGTACTAAAACTcacatttgtgatgtcatagataGGGTAGCTGATCCATAGACAATGACTTGGGAAAGATGTTCCcaatgacactgagagcagccaagggaatgttctgagtatatggggacattttctgtttcacacagAGAAGTGAACCCACAGAATCAACATTCAGTCATCAGTCTCCCATTCTTTgtttatggagcagctccagactttatacctgATTACATCACAAGGTTAAGACTTTCttttctggtttctggctttgagagagagtagctcatgttcacaaatatagACTGAACTTTCCAAGACCACAGAGATAACATATTGGAATCCTTAATTCaggcagtgttgggcaagttattctcaaaatgtaatacattacatattactggttactttttaaatgaatgaaaagccTTGGACACAGTatggtcaggcagaggatcaaagtctaaCAGTTATGAGGTACAGATCAATATTTATGGGCCTATGAtttgaaacacaataaacaaatgctGACGAACAGAATGGCATGTGATCAAGTCACTATGATGAgcacaaatgaaaacactgGAGCTGGAAAGACCCACCTGCCGGTTCCTGGTGTGCcagtcagctacagcagcaccggAGAGAGTTTTGCATAACAAAAGGACTGTGTGCCAACATTGCTCTGCACTTTCAGGCAATGTGAATGTGGGTAATGTTATTATATGTTGGATCCATcatatactaacatcacccCGATGTGCCGATCATTGTGGTGAGGAAAAAACAAGCCTCAAGCCAGCTCCTTATCCCCGCTGCTTTCAAGCAGCCTTAGGACACAAAAGCAGAACAGGATACGCTGTGGGTATatgactgaaaacacactggacATGATGACGCACCTAATCAGTGGCACCCTTCTATAAGGTGGCGTTTAATGATGTGATAACTCCAGGCAAAGAAAGAAACCATCTCTTACTAATGACCTCAACCAGTTTTTAAAGATGTGCATCTGATGTTTTCCACAGGATTTGTGAACAGTAATAGGAACGCACAATGGACACTTGGGTTGGATAATCATCatctaaaataaacacctgtgcTTTTAGCTATTTCTGAATCCTGTcagctttttattatttatcttgtATTATCTAACTGCCAACAATTTACAATTAAATTCTAACTGGATGTCAATGAAATGACTGTATGAGGGGACCCACAGTGTAAAGTTATTAAAGATGAAATGAAAGGAGCAGGGATGTGTATCGTTTCCATctgaatacaatataataaaacaacagaaacagaacagaCAAGGAATGATTTACCAACCCCAAATACATGCATTTGATACACTGGTACTAAAGGATAGGTGATCATAAGTgttatatcataggcaactggacttgcttgagtttcttgaagacgttttgcttcttggatgagaggcacgtatgattaccatgactggatgactgagaatcttcaccgaaaAGGATAGGTGAGGCTGAAACTAATTACCGTCTTTTATAAATGGAATGTGGCTTGTGTGGTATCTTCATGTGAGAATGGGCACACACAGCTCAtagctgccaatcagggctggATTCTGCAATTGCATTACTGTAATTACAGATTTTAACCATCACTCTTGAGTGAAGTGTTTCTTTGGCAGGGGTCTGAGAACATGTTCTACTCAAGTATCATTATGGATTTCCTATGTTTTCCAGGAGTCTGCTCACACTGATAGGCAACAgactaataaaaataaaattactatAGTGAGAAACTGTAAAAATTAATCAATGACAGGCTCAATAGGCTTCAATAAATTACTTTTTCGTTTGTAAGTCCTGGCCCCACTTTGTCTGCTAGGAAGAATTCTGGCCCTTGGGCAAATGTAGCTGATGACTCGTGGGTCAAAGCaaagcagagtagaacagaaaagaataTATAAAGAACATAGcagaacagaaacaaacagaaaaaaacaaacaaaaagactgGAGCCGTATTGGATAGAATAGAAAAGATCTTGTTGTTGCATACCTCTACATCGCCCATTTTATTCAGAGCTATGTCCTCTCTGTTCAGCCTGTGTGCTGCGTCCATTCTCCCCTCTTTGGTAAAGCCCCAGCAGCTATCAGGAAACCGTCCTCCTGCCAATGATGTGGTGAATATGTGCTGAGATGTAGCCTCAAAACTCTCTGTTCATAAACTAGCCACGGGGAAACTTGAGGGAGTAGACAGGCCCAACAAGTCAGGCAACTCCTCCAGTTACAAGGACATGAAAAGGATCCCTCCCACTGTGTGTCACTCTTCAGCTTACTTGTTGAGAGGTGTTTTACTCACATctactttatttttaatgtgataTTCGGGGACACTGTGAGTGACAAGGGATTTGGCAGAGATAGGCAAACATGAGAATGGACTGTTTGTAGAACCTgcagaaaacaaactgtaaaacacCTACTCATGAAATGCAACTGTGGCATGGAGAGAAAAAGCAAGGCTCTATGTTGCATTATCACACCTAGGCAcagagacagtgacagtgaagaGAATCAGtcaaacactgtaaaaacagtCCTTGAATCCATCATAGCCACATGATTACACATATGGAAATACAATCAACCAAACTGCAATATAATCCTGACCTGTGGAGGGAAGCAATGTCCGAAAGAATGGATGTATCCAGAAGTGGTTACTTAGTAAGGATAATGGACTTTTCATCAGGCAGGGAATTTAGAGTCAAGGTTTGAGCAGATATATTTAAGgattttgaaacagaaaatattatgaAATGGAAGTCATGAGGTCAACAGTAGATTATTGCTGTATAGTAAatagagcagcagcaaaaacatcaCTACAAAAGTAGACAGACTACAGTCAGAACATTACAGTTAAGTATAGGAGCTATTAAGTCATCCCCCATGTATGCAGTACTAGAAGCAGGAGAGACATCACTGAAATTAAATCGAGATAACCTTGCACTCGCATACTGGGTCAGGTTAAAATGAAGTGGGGGAATACTCTCAAGTTCCAGGGGTGGGGGTTTGGATGGACAATAGAAGAAAGAGTAAGGACATATGGAATGGAGGCATTAGAGTCCACCAGATCCACCCCAGTTAGTAGCGTACCCTGTGGCTTTTCCCAGAAATAAAGATAGACAAGACTATtctggaaaagaaaagagacgagtgaatgagtgagtgaagTGGTAATTAAAGCAAGTGTGTATCTAAGGAATAGCTATTGCAGTTGTCTTAAAATCTACACTGATGGCTCTAAGAATACACAGGGGTGTGTGGTAGTTGGTGTGAATATCCCCGAGTTCAAAATATCTATTTCCAAAAGACTGACCAGTTATCTGTGTATACAGCAGTATTAGTGGCAGTCATTATTGCTTTACAGTGGGTTGAAGAGGTCAGGCCTGATAGGGTGGTGGTGTGCACAGACTCATTAGTTGCTTCGGAAAGCATACGATCAACAACAACTGTCTGAGAATATTTAATCCTTGAAGTTTTTAATAGCTTACTAGGACTTCACAGAGATGGTATAGATGTACAGTTTTTTGGGGTGCCCACACATACTGTAAGGATCTGATAGGGAATGAGTGTGCCAACATACAAGCAAAggagcattaaaaaaatatatgtaataataataataataataataacagcacCAGTACCACTTGGAAAAGTAGAAGGAAAAGCAGCgattaagaagaaaaaaatgaagataTAGCAAAAGAAAAGTGGGAGGAAGATCAGAAAGGAAGGGGGtttcaaaaaatacaaaaagcagTCATAACAAAGATATATAAAGAAAGAACTAGAAGGGAGGAAGTCATCAACAAGACTCAGATCACACAGGATTAAATGGCACCATGTATGTACCGGGGAAAAGAAACAGTGACAGGTGTGGGAACTGTGGAGTtaaagaaaaatgtggaacatctCTTATTGCAATGCACTATGTATGAGgtggaaagggaaaaaaatagtGATAAAGTTCAAGAGGTGGGGCAGAAGTGGAATTTGATGGGGTTACTGGGAACAGAAGGAGAGGTAATAGAGGTGAGAGTCACCAGGAAGGCACGCTGTCTCTTTACTTTGTTAAAAGACACAGCGTTCATGGGAAGAAGTTAGGAAACCAGGTGACTTGATATGAtgttgcgcacacacacagtaggtggcggtatgcaccttAAAGTTACTTGCGATCCACCAATAAACCGAgagaagaacaagaacaagtAGGAGTTGTTTGGGGGCAGGGCAGAGGGCAACAGTGGAGGATAAGACGATACAAAGCACAGGACAGGACTTTAGGGAGATGAGAAGGGGGCTGGTATCTTATATAATGCAGGCAGGATTAGGAaatagttgttttaattaatttattttaggcCAATCCGTATTCAGTTACATACGCCGACACAGTAGGTGGCGGTGTGCACTGATCCGCCATTtaaaacacagaagaagaataacgatttgtttggaaaatggcGGGTGCTTTGAAGGAAGAACATCTTGCACGACATGTTTATGCTTCATTACAGGTAAAGGAAGTTAAAgtaatggaaaaatattttagtgaCATAACAGTACGCGATTCTCGAAAGTTTGcttattgttgtttattctcATAAGTACTGCTACACTTTTTTGGGCTGCTAGCTACGACGGGCACTCCTTAGGTTTCTACGACATACAACTTCCTACGAAAACCTTAGGGGTGAGATATAACGATATTTTAAAGGTGTTATATCTGCTGGTTATATCTGTTTCATATTATTTTGTGGGTGCATTAAGATCGTCTTAAGAACTTTAATGAATCAATGTTTAATTTCGGTTTTCCTGTCACAGTTAAGGAATTTGATGTGGTAATGGGGGCTATACGTAGTGGTTCTGTAAGTTGGTGCAAGTGTTATTTTATATCAAAATGTTTCTTTGGTTAATCCTGTTCACACTCCTTGTGAGAAAACGTGTTTCCCTTCATCCTGTAAGATAATAACAAAGCTATTCACTCTCTGTTGCAGAGTGAAGTTGTCACAAAGCCCTATGTTATCTGGAGTAACTTTGCAAAAAATATTCATTGAACAAAAGTTTGGTCATTGCTAATCACCAAattcacaatacaatattattgcgattttaaatattttgcaatatgctgagtatttctaataaaaatatattgtaatttataaccttttttaaactgtaaattatgtccccaaaggaaaactttgtcaacatctgttttctcTAATAAATTTtacagtctgttcatctcatttcagccattttttgcagAAGTATATGTAGTGAACTGAAAAGTCAGTTGATTCTACTATTCTACTAGGCTACGTAAAGTCAGtcttgtatttgtaatattaatcatTTCTACAACAAAAAATCGAAATCtgtacttggcactgtgtgaccgCACAATGTTGCCACAAAAATACTGCGGTACTAtgctgtgtccttttttttgCGATATTACTGTCGCTACTCTCCCTTGCTGTGTATATTTCTGCAATTAAAGCATAATGGAGTATTTAGAATTGAATATCCTGTctatgttttgtctttgtttaggCTGTGTCTTGTCCCTTGGTGGAAGGTTTGTACCTGCAGGAAGCGGACAgcatgctgcagctgctgtgtacTCCTTCTCAGCACCGCACCGACATACTGGCATGGATCTGCGGCAGGTAGAATAAGCCACATAGAACATCAACCCCATTCTTATTCATCATAAATAATTTCTATATAAATATAATCAAATGACTCTGTCCGATCTTGACCTGTCACTTTACAGTATCAACCCAAACTTTTCCAATTCCAAGGCGATGTCAGTAAGAGCCAAAGACCCAGATGTTTTGACTAAAGGTAACGTTGTCTGTCAAAGGCTCTTTCCTACACAGGAAATAGTTAACAGTCTTGCATGACCTCTTACACTGCTGTGGTctattttggtacaaacagACATGGCTGTGCTTGGGCAGGAGCTGATGCTGTGCAGAGCAGATGACCTAGACCTGATCAAGGTGAGAGATTGCATAAAACCAGTGTTAATGTAATCGATATACATATGTAGACATTGTCACAATAAACAGAAATTGACCTGTTTCATTTCTCAAACCATTTATCCAGGGTGATTCGAGTCCTCACCGGCAGCTTCACTTCCAGGAGCAGCTATTAACTTTAGTACCTGGCTGCAAGAAGTCTGCAGGCCACAGAATGGATCCAGAGATGCTCCTGAACGAGCTCTACGCTGCTGAGAACCTGCCTCACTTCACACATATGCTCAAACCAACACTCGACCCCTGGCCTGCACACATCAAGTACATATGCCTGTGTGATTATCCTGTTGCTAACACATTGAATCCTTTGCCTCAGTTTTTATTCACTGCATGTTGTCAATGTCTCCTTTAAATGCACTTCCCATAATAAGAGTGTAGAGGTATGGTGGATCATCACATATTGCATTGTTTCCTGTGGCTGGCCAGCAGCAACAGTGTCTTTATATTTGTCTCCAACCCTCTTACTGCTATTTCATACTTCACAGGGCTTTAAGCAAGGGCACCAAGTCATCTCATAAGCCGAGTAGAGAAGAGGCTGCTGATGTTGCCACCCTTCTACAGCTGACGCGATCAACACTGGAGCAGCTACAGTCAGAGGTATGGTGTTTATGTGGCCAGAGATGTCTGCAGTCCTGTACAGTCTTTAATTGAAGCAGGGTGTTCATGCTAAACTACTATCACATGAATTTAAAATACCTGACAAACACTCAAAGCTATTTTTGAAATGGATATTAGGATcagtaatgatttttttaatataccgGTGTTATGATGCACAAGCACAGACCCCATAGATTTGGCTGAGTGCCTGAATGTCATGGTAGTAATAAGTGTTATCTGTTTGCCGTGTGCTTGTCTTTCTACACTCTGTTCTTCTTAGTGTGAATTCCTGAGCAATGAGGCGCAGAGTCCTGGTGTCTTCTCTCCAAGCTCCCTGCGCGTGGCGGCGTGTGACTTCCAGCAGTTGATGGCTACCTTCAGCCATGTTTTCGAAACAGACTTGAGAACTTACTGCAGTAGAGATCCCCCCAACTTCAGCACAGAGACTGTTGTCTTCCAGAGGATACACCGATTACTGCTGGCCTTCATGATGGTATTCCCACATATGTCGAAAAATGGTTGCTTACATGCACATGCAAAAATCTGTCTTGACAGAAGCCTAACCTGTAGAAAAAATTCATACTGACACCTTTTGCTCTTGCGTGTGTTGTTGCTCAGGAGTTGGAAATGCTAAAGGAAGTATCAGAAGCTTCTGTATCTGTGAATGAGGACGTGAACCAG
This genomic stretch from Epinephelus moara isolate mb chromosome 16, YSFRI_EMoa_1.0, whole genome shotgun sequence harbors:
- the haus7 gene encoding HAUS augmin-like complex subunit 7 — encoded protein: MAGALKEEHLARHVYASLQAVSCPLVEGLYLQEADSMLQLLCTPSQHRTDILAWICGSINPNFSNSKAMSVRAKDPDVLTKDMAVLGQELMLCRADDLDLIKGDSSPHRQLHFQEQLLTLVPGCKKSAGHRMDPEMLLNELYAAENLPHFTHMLKPTLDPWPAHIKALSKGTKSSHKPSREEAADVATLLQLTRSTLEQLQSECEFLSNEAQSPGVFSPSSLRVAACDFQQLMATFSHVFETDLRTYCSRDPPNFSTETVVFQRIHRLLLAFMMELEMLKEVSEASVSVNEDVNQLETQPCYQSRGERRKLPDQLEELRRRIRDFSALLHS
- the si:dkey-93l1.9 gene encoding ninjurin-1, with the protein product MDAAHRLNREDIALNKMGDVEAQTVPSGKVFRPINLNHYATKKSAAQSMLDVALLMANSSQMKTVLYVGPRYRFYIPLIVLLSLSITLQVIVGLLLVFIVKYDLNDARKHAKLNRLNNVATVFVFFTVLINIFITALGFEGHAVRSSVPPVMSVNEPQISPALPIDLNVTGGI